The following are encoded together in the Cynocephalus volans isolate mCynVol1 chromosome 4, mCynVol1.pri, whole genome shotgun sequence genome:
- the APIP gene encoding methylthioribulose-1-phosphate dehydratase, with the protein MSGCHAPEGDCCSRRRGAQDKEHPRYLIPELCKQFYHLGWVTGTGGGISLKHGNEIYIAPSGVQKERIQPEDMFVCDINEQDISGPPSFKKLKKSQCTPLFMNAYTMRGAGAVIHTHSKAAVMATLLFPGREFKITHQEMIKGIRKCTSGGYYRYDDMLVVPIIENTPEEKDLKERMARAMNEYPDSCAVLVRRHGVYVWGETWEKAKTMCECYDYLFDIAVSMKKVGLDPTQLPVGENGIV; encoded by the exons ATGTCTGGCTGCCACGCTCCCGAGGGAGACTGTTGCTCCCGGCGACGCGGCGCGCAG GACAAGGAACATCCAAGATATCTGATCCCAGAACTTTGCAAACAGTTTTACCATTTGGGCTGGGTCACCGGGACTGGAGGAGGAATTAGCTTGAAGCATGG CAATGAAATCTACATTGCTCCTTCAGGAGTGCAAAAGGAACGAATTCAG CCTGAAGACATGTTTGTTTGTGATATAAATGAACAGGACATAAGTGGACCTCCATCAtttaagaagctaaaaaaaagCCAGTGTACTCCTCTTTTCATGAATGCTTACACAATGAGAG GAGCTGGCGCAGTGATTCATACCCACTCTAAAGCTGCTGTGATGGCCACCCTTCTCTTTCCAGGACGGGAGTTCAAAATTACACATCAAGAGATGATAAAAGGAATAAGGAAATGTACTTCAGGAGGGTAttatag GTATGATGATATGTTAGTAGTACCCATTATTGAAAATACGCCTGAGGAGAAAGACCTCAAAGAACGAATGGCTCGTGCAATGAATGAATACCCAGACTCCTGTGCAGTACTAGTCAGACGTCATGGAGTATATGTGTGGGGAGAAACATGGGAGAAGGCTAAAACCAT GTGTGAATGTTATGACTATTTGTTTGATATTGCTGTATCAATGAAGAAAGTAGGGCTTGATCCTACACAGCTCCCAGTTGGAGAAAATGGAATTGTATAA